The window AATCTAAAGTTGAAAGTAGGCCTACAGTTCTCAGACCCAGGTTAAGCCTACACCTGGATGGAAAAGCATGCTCAtgttttttagtccaggactaaatGTAATATGTGTTGGGTGGAAACTGGTCCCTTAGTACTAGATCCCATGTCATAATGGTATCATAATCAGTAGGCTGGTTATTAGGGCCGCCTTTGATCTGTTACTGCATGTGCGATTCTAACACTGCAGTGACTTATCCAAACAGATTGGAAATTGGTCTGCCTTTGAGGGGGCTGGTTGGGCTggtctcccccctttctccctcctccactccctcccccgTCCCTCTGAAGGAGGTGCTGTGGATGATCTGGGTCTTATGGCGTCCCCGGTGGAGCCGTGCGTTGATCCGACTCAGAGATGACTTCCTCTGAACAGCCTTGCTCCTtcctgccccccctcccctcaactcccccccctcccctgatCCGTTCAGCAGCCTCAGTGGGTTCAGGTTGGACTGGAGAACTCTGGGTAATCTCCACCGCCCTTGTGCCCCACTGTCTGCGTTCTCCGTGTCTGATTCTCCTCCTCCTACAGGGCTGGTCCCACCCCCTGGCTCCAGGGCTGCAGTAGAGGGGGCTCCAGGGGGAAGGTACTGGCCAGCTCTCCTCCCGCTGTAGTCTCTGGCCTCTGGGTCTACAGACCACTGGTCTACCAGCACATGCACCACCTGACAATCACAGCACAGAAAACTTGATTTAAACCACCTAACAAGTACGCCACAGAAAACAATATCAgtggacagggcagggcagggtggaGGGCAGGGCAGGAGTAGAGcacctacctgtgtgtgtccatgcatagCAGCCAGGTGAAGGGGAGTGTACCCAGCACTAGAGCGTACATTAACATCCACAGGGACATTGTTCTGCTTGGCATGCTCCAGTAGCTGTGTCAACAGCTCCTCGTTGCCCTGCTTGGCAGCCCAGTGGAGGCAGGAGAAGCCCGTCACAAAGTCCCTCTTGGTCAGCAGGCTGGGGTCCAGGATTAGCAGCGGATACAGACTGTCCCACTGGCCGTCCGAGGCACACAGCATCCACTCGTGCTCCAGGGGGTCCAAGGCCACTGAGACACAGTCCCCGTCTGCAGACgacaggagagaggtggagtcaccGTCGCTCCTGACAGAGTCTCTGAGACGAGAGCCGCGGTTGATCAGAGACCGACGTACCTGGAGACAGGCAAAGACAGAAAGGAACAATTAGTAGGCTACAGCTCAGAAATGGCAGCCTAAACAACCTTAGACCAGAACCAGTGTTGAAAATCTGTACATACAATAGAATAAAATAAAAGTGTGAGTAGTCTACCTGTGGGGAACTGCTCATCATCAGCTCTATGAAGTTCCTGCGGCTGCTTTTGGGGGTGTTCCAGTCTCCATCCAGTCCCTCCCACCCACCGTCCTCTGACAGAGCGCTGGTCAGCAGAGCCTTCTGGGAGCCCCGGGAGGTCCTCCTACTTCCCCTCACCTGCACCTGTCCAGCCAAAACACTTGAGTCTGTCCCCAGTGCTGGAgctgactctctcctcctcctgtctcttagCTTCACCTCTCCACCTGAGAAGGTATCATCACTAACTTCTCTAAGCTTCACTTCTGTGACTCCAACTGAGGTAACATTACTAACTTTACCTTCCTCTAGGCAGCATGGATGATGAAGATTACCGTTTGATTCCATGTCATTATCAAGCCAAGATAGGGCGTCGGGTGCATTTGAGTCTTTTTCAGGTGAATCACATTTATCACTAGAATGTCCGTTTCCATCTCGGCTGACATTGCTGCTCCCATCCCGTTCTCCAGATTCAGATAGTGGGCGGTCCCTACCACACACCCTGTTGCCGTTACTCTCTCCATCGTTGCCAGGTTCTGTGTGCTTCACGGACCTTGTGCTGTTTTCCTTCAAACACACGAATTTCACTCCATCCTCCAGTTTTATGAAAGCAACGCTGTCAACGTGAAGGTTCAACCTTTCATTGAACAGTGTTTTCTTTGACGCATCACTTTTCCACACGGATTCAAAATGATCAATCAGGTCCATATGTCTgaccaaccctcctctctccgtTAGGAACTCCAGGACGGCTTGTTCTGTGCATTCGGTCGCCATTTGGAATAAATTGTGGAAATAGCCAACACAATAATAACGATTTAAAATGTTTCTTTCCCACGTTGCATCGTTTCATCCGTGCATCACTGACAGGTCTCTGAAGTACGCCGATAACAGCATATTCATTATCACCATCATCCTAATCCCTACTCTCCGATTCTCTCCTCCAAGAGACAAACCGTGTGTGACAGACAGGGGTCGCAGTAGCATCAAAACATCATCCCCTCCCATAGCAACGTAATTAGAGATCAGTGAAACTGGCATACTTGTTTGGCCATTTTGGATCCAAAGTTCTGTTTGAAATTAACAGGGGTTCCATCCCTGATAGAGCCACCATGGTAGCTGTGGAAGGTTTTCATTTGGATGATACCATTGTGTTTAAAGAAGGGGTTACCAATCATTTATGTAAGTGCAACGTTATCTACAATCATACAAACCGCTGCTGTTCACAAAGAAAGTGAAAAATTCCCGAAATGAAGCCTAAAATTGCGTTATATTTATGTGAAttgcagagtaaaaaaaaaaaaaagggtttcaacaagggttcttctaagatcctcaaagttccTTGAGAACAGTCCTAGCatgcttgctattatgaaaatcgaaTTCTTGCTTGCgccgtgcctaagaacagcccttagcggTGAGATATTGGCCATatagtcaattcaattcaaggggctttattggcatgggaaacatgtgttaacattgccaaagcaagtggggTAGATAATAtactaaagtgaaataaacaatcaaaattaacagtaaacattacacatacagaagtttcaaaacaataaagacattacaaatgtcatattacgtatataaacatatatcacaaaccccagaggagccttattgctattataaactggttaccaacgtaattagagcagtaaaaccaaatgttttgtggtctgatataccatggctttcagccaatcagaattcagggctcaaaccacccagtttataaagggaaataataactataactataactaactaataactatgtaatgtagCTAGAACAAACATGCTTCTCCGACAAGGAATAATTTCTTCTATATTAATTTGGCATTTCTGttggcatttctatctgcaacgtttgGCAAATGAACGTGGCCCTGGCCATTGTCCTCATGGAAATATTTGTGGTTGCAGTGTAGTACTGAGACACTAGAGGGCGCGAAACAACTGCTTTAAACTATAGAGAGAAACTGCCATGCACTGCCATGCACTATGATACATTTCTCGTTCCAAAGTATTTCTCATCCTCATTATATAATTTATATATTAAATAACGACCAATAGAACACTCAGAATATCAACAAAGAAATCTAGATATTTTCATCAATCTCTCAAGAATGTATGCTATGTTCAGCTATGTTTCTAGTGGTCTGTAGACTATTTAAAGGGTGTTTACTGCCCTACTGAGATGATCTATGATCTTCAGTGTTCTCTTCATGAAGCTCTATGCTCTTCTCACCTTCTCCTGACACCCTGCTGTGCTGCCTGGCTgactgccacacacacagatctggaaTGTGGCCAGTTGATGCTGTGGAATctacataaatacagtatctgcaGCAGCTGAGCTGTGCGTGTTTGTTTGTATATAGAGGTTTTAGGCTTGGTGAGGGACTGAACGAGATCAAACCTATCTTGTGCCGGACcaggggtgtttgtgtgtgtgtgcgtggaaaCAGTGGATGAAGCATGTGCATGGGTAGTGGGTTGGAGTGGGTAGTGGGCTGGGTTGACCTTGTTGAGGAGGATGGGATATCTGGGTTGGGGTGACCTGTATCCTGAAtagaaacacaccaacacagaacCTGGCATGCAAAAGTGCTGTTGGCATCAGAGAAGGGTTGACTAGAATGGTGATCAGTGTCCTTACAGCCCAGtttcctaaacacacacacctctaaaccctgtgatgacacacacacagtgtcacacacacacctctctaccctgtgatgacacatacacacagtgtcacacacacacctctctaccctgtgatgacacacacacacacacacacgcacacgcacacgcacacgcacacacacacacacacacctctctaccctgtgatgacacatacacacagtgtcacacacacacctctctaccctgtgatgacacacacacgcacacgcacacgcacacgcacacacctctaccctatgatgacacacacacacacagtgtcaaacacacacacacctctctaccctgtgatgacacacacacacacacctctctaccctgtgatgacacacacacacagtgtcagacacacacacacctctctaccctgtgatgacacacacagtgtcaaacacacacacacctctctaccctgtgatgacacacacacacacacacacacacacagtgtcacacacacacacacctctctaccctgtgatgacacacacacacacacacacacacacctctccacctATATAGCATGTGTGTCAGCCAGGCCTTAGCTTCACTCTAAATGCAAATAGGTGTGAGGTGATTATTCCTGACAGCCTTGCTGTCACCCACCtccacagggacagagagagggaggaaggaagtgatgaagaggagggaggggaggcagtAGTGAGATAGCATGTTTGTCAACAGGCACGAGGCGAGACAGGTTGTATTAAAACAAAGGCATTTATTGCAAAAATGCACTTGACATGAAAAACCAACCAAACCACGAGGTCATCATTACGAGACAATGTTTAATGATCACATGATCACATGGTAGAACGCTGGTCACAAGCGGAGGGCAACTCTGGCACCCACGAAATATAAATAATCTGGACAATATACAGTatgagtcaaaagtttggacaccgctactcattcaagggttttcctttattttttttaccattttatacattgtataataatagtgaagacatcaaaactaagaaataacacatatggaatcatgtagtaaccataaaagtgttaaacaaatcaaaatatatgttatattttacattcttcagagtagccaccctttgccttgatgacagctttgcacactcatagcattctctcaaccagaatcatgtcacctggaatgcatttcaattaacaggtgtgccttgttaaaagataatttgtggaaatgttttccttcttaatgcatttagttgtgacaagatagggggtggtatacagaaaatagcccaatttggtaaaataccaagtctatattatggcaagaacagctaagaTAAGCAAAGATAAACAATAGGCAATCAATActtttaagacatggtcagttcATTTGGAAACATTTCAAgaacgttgaaagtttcttcaagtgtagtttCAGAAACCGTCAAGAgccatgatgaaactgtctctcatgaggaccgccacaggaaaggacccagagttacctctgctatgatgaggaccaccacaggaaaggacccagagttacctctgctatgatgaggaccgccacaggaaaggaagacccagagtcacctctgctatgatgaaactgtctctcatgaggaccgccacaggaaaggaagacccagagtcacctctgctatgatgaaactgtctctcatgaggaccgccacaggaaatgaagaccctgagtcacctctgctatgatgaaactgtctctcatgaggaccgccacaggaaaggaacacccagagttacctctgctatgatgaaactgtctctcatgaggaccaccacaggaaaggaagacccagagtcacctctgctatgatgaaactgtctctcatgaggaccgccacaggaaaggaagacccagagtcacctctgctatgatgaaactgtctctcatgaggaccgccacaggaaaggaagacccagagtcacctctgccatgatgaaactgtctctcatgaggaccgccacaggaaaggacccagagttacctctgctatga of the Oncorhynchus clarkii lewisi isolate Uvic-CL-2024 chromosome 3, UVic_Ocla_1.0, whole genome shotgun sequence genome contains:
- the LOC139406088 gene encoding ankyrin repeat domain-containing protein SOWAHC-like — its product is MATECTEQAVLEFLTERGGLVRHMDLIDHFESVWKSDASKKTLFNERLNLHVDSVAFIKLEDGVKFVCLKENSTRSVKHTEPGNDGESNGNRVCGRDRPLSESGERDGSSNVSRDGNGHSSDKCDSPEKDSNAPDALSWLDNDMESNGNLHHPCCLEEGKVSNVTSVGVTEVKLREVSDDTFSGGEVKLRDRRRRESAPALGTDSSVLAGQVQVRGSRRTSRGSQKALLTSALSEDGGWEGLDGDWNTPKSSRRNFIELMMSSSPQVRRSLINRGSRLRDSVRSDGDSTSLLSSADGDCVSVALDPLEHEWMLCASDGQWDSLYPLLILDPSLLTKRDFVTGFSCLHWAAKQGNEELLTQLLEHAKQNNVPVDVNVRSSAGYTPLHLAAMHGHTQVVHVLVDQWSVDPEARDYSGRRAGQYLPPGAPSTAALEPGGGTSPVGGGESDTENADSGAQGRWRLPRVLQSNLNPLRLLNGSGEGGELRGGGAGRSKAVQRKSSLSRINARLHRGRHKTQIIHSTSFRGTGEGVEEGERGETSPTSPLKGRPISNLFG